The following proteins are co-located in the Primulina tabacum isolate GXHZ01 chromosome 11, ASM2559414v2, whole genome shotgun sequence genome:
- the LOC142519357 gene encoding putative indole-3-acetic acid-amido synthetase GH3.1 translates to MEADSILSSPSGTPASERDAKALQFIEKMTRNADSVQQNVLAQILTRNAHTEYLDGLDLDGATDRETFKAKVPMVTYEDLQPLIQRIANGDRSPILSAEPVSEFLTSSGTSAGERKLMPTIKEELDRRQLLYSLLMPVMNLYLKGLNEGKGLYFLFIKSETKTPGGLLARPVLTSYYKSHHFKNRPYDPYNVYTSPNEAILCPDSFQSMYTQMLCGLYEREQVLRVGAVFASGLLRAIRFLHLNWKQLANDIRTGSLSPKITDQGISECMLRLSRPDPCLADFIEEECGKENWNGIITRIWPNTKYLDVIVTGAMAQYIPTLDYYSGGLPKACTMYASSECYFGLNLNPMTDPSQVSYTIMPNMAYFEFLPHSTSGFAPDSPPKLVDLADVEIGKEYELVITTYAGLYRYQVGDVLRVTGFHNSTPQFQFIRRKNVLLSIDSDKTDEAELQAAVENASKLLSECNTSVVEYTSYADTKSIPGHYVIYWELLAKDSANSPNDSVLAQCCLSMEESLNSVYRQCRVGDNSIGPLEIRVVKNGTFEELMDYAISRGASINQYKVPRCVSFTPIMELLDSRVVSTHFSPSLPRWTPEPRH, encoded by the exons ATGGAGGCTGATTCCATTCTGTCATCCCCATCGGGTACTCCAGCTAGCGAGAGAGACGCCAAGGCTCTCCAGTTCATTGAAAAGATGACCCGAAATGCCGACTCCGTCCAACAGAATGTGTTGGCCCAGATTCTCACCCGAAATGCTCACACCGAGTACCTGGACGGGCTCGATCTGGACGGAGCTACCGACCGCGAAACGTTCAAAGCGAAAGTCCCGATGGTCACGTATGAGGATCTTCAGCCACTGATCCAAAGGATCGCCAATGGCGATCGCTCCCCTATCCTATCTGCTGAGCCTGTCTCCGAATTCCTCACCAG CTCCGGGACTTCGGCTGGTGAAAGAAAACTGATGCCAACTATCAAAGAAGAACTGGATCGTCGCCAGCTTCTCTACAGTCTTCTCATGCCTGTTATGAACTT ATATTTGAAAGGGCTGAACGAAGGCAAAGGGCTATACTTCTTATTCATAAAGTCCGAAACCAAGACTCCGGGGGGGCTTCTAGCCCGACCCGTGCTCACAAGCTACTACAAAAGCCACCACTTCAAGAACCGACCCTACGACCCATACAACGTCTACACGAGCCCGAATGAAGCCATCCTTTGTCCCGATTCGTTCCAAAGCATGTACACTCAAATGCTTTGCGGGCTCTATGAACGCGAACAAGTTCTCAGGGTCGGGGCAGTGTTTGCCTCAGGCCTTCTCCGGGCTATCCGGTTCCTCCACCTCAATTGGAAACAGCTTGCAAATGATATCCGAACCGGGTCGCTGAGCCCGAAAATTACGGACCAAGGGATCAGTGAATGCATGCTTCGGCTTTCGAGACCCGACCCATGTTTGGCTGATTTTATTGAGGAGGAGTGTGGGAAAGAAAATTGGAATGGGATCATCACTAGGATTTGGCCTAATACTAAATATCTTGATGTGATTGTTACTGGTGCAATGGCTCAATACATTCCAACTCTGGATTATTATAGCGGCGGATTGCCTAAAGCATGCACAATGTACGCATCATCCGAGTGTTACTTTGGGCTCAATCTCAATCCTATGACTGATCCATCCCAAGTTTCATACACCATCATGCCGAATATGGCTTATTTCGAGTTCCTGCCGCACTCTACTAGCGGGTTCGCTCCTGATTCCCCTCCCAAGCTCGTTGATCTCGCAGACGTTGAAATCGGAAAGGAATACGAACTTGTTATCACTACCTATGCTGGTCTATACCGATACCAAGTCGGCGACGTTCTTCGAGTCACCGGGTTCCACAACTCAACCCCGCAATTCCAATTCATCAGACGGAAAAACGTTTTGCTAAGCATCGACTCAGACAAGACGGACGAGGCAGAGCTGCAAGCTGCGGTGGAGAATGCGTCGAAACTTCTAAGCGAATGCAACACCAGCGTGGTGGAGTACACGAGTTATGCTGACACAAAATCTATCCCAGGTCACTATGTGATATATTGGGAGCTACTAGCAAAGGACTCAGCCAACTCGCCCAACGACAGCGTGCTAGCTCAATGTTGTCTGTCCATGGAGGAGTCGCTCAACTCGGTGTACCGTCAGTGCCGAGTCGGGGACAACTCGATCGGACCACTCGAGATCCGGGTTGTGAAAAACGGCACCTTTGAGGAGTTGATGGACTATGCTATTTCAAGGGGCGCCtccataaatcaatacaaagtgCCAAGATGTGTGAGTTTTACCCCAATAATGGAGCTTCTTGACTCGAGAGTTGTGTCGACACATTTTAGCCCATCTTTGCCACGTTGGACCCCCGAACCACGTCATTGa